The Bacteroidia bacterium genomic sequence GATTGGGGTTATGAACGGGAAGGGCTTGATATGGGAAGCGGATATCAACGAAATGACTTCTAAAACCGGAGTGTTGAGCAATTTCCAAAAAGTGATTTCAAATGTTTTGCTCCCTTATACCATGCATTTGGCTGTAGCTCCGACTAAAAATGCCGAAAGGATAGAATGGCTATTAGAAAAGTCTATTGAAATTGGCATACACCATTTTACACTTCTCTATACACATAGGACAGAGCGAAAGCGAGTAAATATTGAGCGATTAGAAAAGATAGCTGTTGCAGCATTGAAACAGAGTTGCCAACCGATATTGCCGACAATAACCGAATGTAATTTTAAGGAGTTTGTAACCAAGCGAACCACGCAAGCAAAGTTTATTGCATCTTGCAAAGGATTTAGCAATATTCAACCGATTTCAGCATTAGCAAACACATCAGACATAGTGGTTATGGTAGGTCCCGAAGGTGATTTTACAGATGAAGAATATAACGCTGCATTGCAGCATGAATTTATTCCAATCAGTTTTGGGACACAAAGGCTTAGGACAGAAACAGCAGCTCTGTTAGCTGTAATGTCCCGCTATTCCTTACAAAATTAGACGTGATGCCAGCCTTGTGCTTCTAATTTATGTTTATTGCCATTCTTGGATATAAGATTAATTCCTTCGCTTTGTTCAGTAACATATCCGATTACGCTGATATCTACACTGTTTTTAATCTTATCGTAGTCATCTTGTTTGAGTGTAAATAATAGTTCATAATCTTCTCCGCCATTTAATGCACATACCGTTGGGTCTAATCCAAATTCACGTGCTTTACTATATGTGGTCTGGTCAATTGGCAATTTTTCTTCATAAATTACAAAGCCTACATTGGAATGTTTTGATAAATGGTGTAACTCACTGCTAATTCCATCCGATACATCAATCATGGAGGTAGGGTGAATATGTAGATTTTTGAACAAATCAATTATGTCAACTCTTGCTTCAGGTTTTAATTGTCTTTGCAAAATATAATCATTGCCTTCCATGTCCGGTTGAATTTCTGGGTTTTCAAGAAATAATCTTTTTTCTCTTTCTAAAAGCATATACCCAACATAAGCACTTCCCAAATCGCCACTCACACAGACAAGTTCAGCTTTTGTCGCTCCCTTACGATACACTACTTCTTTCTTTTCAACAAAGCCAATGGCTGTAACAGAAATAAAGAAACCTTTATGTGAAGACGAGGTATCCCCACCAACCAAATCAACGGTATAATGTTCACATGCAGCCTTGATTCCTGCATACACTTCTTCAATAGCTTCTAATGTAATTTTACTGCTCAACCCAATGGATACAACAATCTGGCTTGCGTGTCCGTTCATTGCTGCAATATCTGAGATATTTGATGCCACTGCTTTATAACCCAAATGTTTTAAAGGAGTATAAACGAAATCAAAATGCACGCCTTCTAATAAAATGTCGTTGCAAACAAGCATGTACTTTGTGCCGCAATCAATAACCGCTGCATCGTCACCAACACCTTGCACGGTCGTGGGCTGAGTATTGGTAAATTTAGATGTCAAATGGTCTATCAACCCGAACTCTCCTAAGGATTCAATTTTTGTCTTTTCTGTATTTTTAAACATTTTTGGCTTATTTTAGCATTGCAAAAGTAAACTTAAACTTTCAATACCACTTAGCATGACCAAAAGTCAAATATTGAGCAATATTCTGAATTCGCTTTATCCTAATCTTTGTCCGGGATGTAATGCAGTATTGCCAAATACAGAGATGGTAATTTGTGGTCATTGTGAATTAAATCTACCTGTTACAGATTATCACCAGTTGTCTGAAAACCCTGTTGCTAAACTCTTTTGGGGTAAAATTGACTTTGTAAATGCCACTTCATTTTTGAAATTTAACAAAAAAGGCATAGTGCAAGGAATGATGCACCAGTTGAAATATCATGGGAACAAAAGGATAGGGGAGTTTCTAGGATATAAATTCGGTGAAGTATTGCACAATTCATCTTTTATGGAAGGTATAAATGGAATCATTCCTCTGCCATTGCATCCACGTAAATTGGTGCTTAGGGGATATAACCAATCCGAGTATATTGCTATTGGAATGTCAAAGTCGCTTAATATTCCGTTGCTTAATCATTTTGTTGAGCGGGCAGTTAATAATATTTCTCAAACCAAAATTGCAGGTGTGGACAGACATCAGAATGTTCAAAATATTTTTGCACTGAGACCCAATCATACGATTGGTAATCAACATTTATTAATAGTTGATGATACCATTACAACCGGAGCAACATTGGAATCTCTTGGGAGGCTGATTACTACACAAACAAACTGTAGGGTTTCGTTTGCGACAATTGCATCAGT encodes the following:
- the thiL gene encoding thiamine-phosphate kinase, whose translation is MFKNTEKTKIESLGEFGLIDHLTSKFTNTQPTTVQGVGDDAAVIDCGTKYMLVCNDILLEGVHFDFVYTPLKHLGYKAVASNISDIAAMNGHASQIVVSIGLSSKITLEAIEEVYAGIKAACEHYTVDLVGGDTSSSHKGFFISVTAIGFVEKKEVVYRKGATKAELVCVSGDLGSAYVGYMLLEREKRLFLENPEIQPDMEGNDYILQRQLKPEARVDIIDLFKNLHIHPTSMIDVSDGISSELHHLSKHSNVGFVIYEEKLPIDQTTYSKAREFGLDPTVCALNGGEDYELLFTLKQDDYDKIKNSVDISVIGYVTEQSEGINLISKNGNKHKLEAQGWHHV
- a CDS encoding ComF family protein; this translates as MTKSQILSNILNSLYPNLCPGCNAVLPNTEMVICGHCELNLPVTDYHQLSENPVAKLFWGKIDFVNATSFLKFNKKGIVQGMMHQLKYHGNKRIGEFLGYKFGEVLHNSSFMEGINGIIPLPLHPRKLVLRGYNQSEYIAIGMSKSLNIPLLNHFVERAVNNISQTKIAGVDRHQNVQNIFALRPNHTIGNQHLLIVDDTITTGATLESLGRLITTQTNCRVSFATIASVV
- a CDS encoding 16S rRNA (uracil(1498)-N(3))-methyltransferase codes for the protein MDMFFGNIDDKGDLVLHHDEVNHCFRVMRKKAGDRIGVMNGKGLIWEADINEMTSKTGVLSNFQKVISNVLLPYTMHLAVAPTKNAERIEWLLEKSIEIGIHHFTLLYTHRTERKRVNIERLEKIAVAALKQSCQPILPTITECNFKEFVTKRTTQAKFIASCKGFSNIQPISALANTSDIVVMVGPEGDFTDEEYNAALQHEFIPISFGTQRLRTETAALLAVMSRYSLQN